Proteins from one Mercurialis annua linkage group LG7, ddMerAnnu1.2, whole genome shotgun sequence genomic window:
- the LOC126657113 gene encoding uncharacterized protein LOC126657113: MNHVFKDQLGKNIEVYVDDIVVKSKGIEDHAGDLAETFEKLKGFNLKLNPEKCVFAVRSGKFLGHLISEKGIEANPEKIEAVMNMKAPSSWTEECNTAFEELKVYLSTPPVLGRPEPGEILYLYLSVNDEKEEKVAAEKLRRYFEAHIIVVRTNQPLRKALQRPEMSGRLVSWSVQLGGYDIRYEPRPALKAQVLADFIAETTASDQPEEPDEQLLQWVLEVDGASNQEGSGAGVVLKGPHGVTLRSSVKFDFPASNNAAEYEALLIGLRMVNVVKAEHVTIRSDSQLVVCQILGTFEAQDSEMRRYVDRVKFFLNKIQELGAKWVIEQVPRLENQEADVLAKAATVNEKIPGVHFSVQKHSSIDNHETIFLTQPLENWMQGIAHYLMDGTLPENRDKAYKILRQAPYYAFLDGILYRKSFTHPWSRCLTAEEGGYVLREIHEGICGAHIAPRMLAKKAVLQGYYWPLMVRQAEEIVKKCENCQRHQNIRHAPTTEQCPITMAVDHFTKWIEVEAVSTITEARIRDFFWRQIVCRFGIPRALVTDNGKQFNCRAFKEFCNDLHIDLRFTSVVHPQSNGMTEVTNRTILKGLKARLGEFDRQWLEELPKVIWAYRTTPRAGTGDTPFSLTYGCEAMIPVEIGMPTLRVQFFDEAKNEEEQKLCLDLLEERREQSKSSKKQNKAENSFKKTTLR, translated from the exons atgaatcacGTTTTCAAGGATCAACTGGGCAAGAACATCGAGGTTTATGTAGATGACATAGTCGTGAAATCCAAGGGGATCGAGGATCACGCAGGGGATTtggcagaaacttttgaaaagctgaagGGTTTTAACCTCAAGCTGAACCCGGAAAAGTGTGTTTTTGCAGTCCGCTCTGGGAAATTTCTAGGGCACCTCATCTCGGAGAAAGGCATCGAAGCGAACCCGGAGAAAATTGAGGCAGTAATGAATATGAAAGCCCCGAGCTCG tggacagagGAGTGTAATACAGCTTTTGAAGAGCTGAAAGTTTACCTTAGCACACCCCCGGTGCTAGGTAGACCTGAGCCAGGGGAAATCTTATATTTGTATCTCTCGGTGAATGACGAGAAGGAAGAGAAGG TGGCGGCGGAAAAGCTAAGGAGATATTTCGAGGCTCACATCATTGTAGTACGTACaaaccaacctctgagaaaggcGCTGCAGAGGCCAGAGATGTCGGGACGGCTGGTCAGCTGGTCGGTCCAGCTGGGAGGATATGACATCCGGTATGAACCGAGACCGGCTCTAAAAGCACAAGTATTGGCAGATTTCATAGCCGAGACCACAGCAAGCGACCAGCCTGAGGAGCCTGATGAACAACTTCTACAGTGGGTCTTAGAAGTCGATGGGGCATCAAATCAGGAAGGATCGGGGGCAGGcgtagtcttgaaaggccctcacGGAGTTACACTCCGAAGCTCGGTGAAATTCGATTTCCCGGCATCCAATAATGCCGCGGAGTATGAGGCTCTGTTGATCGGATTAAGAATGGTAAACGTGGTCAAGGCCGAGCACGTAACAATAAGGAGTGATTCTCAGTTAGTCGTTTGTCAAATCTtgggtacttttgaagctcAGGATTCGGAAATGAGAAGATACGTggacagagtcaagttcttcttgaacaagattcaggagctcggagCAAAATGGGTGATAGAGCAAGTTCCTCGTTTGGAAAATCAAGAGGCCGATGTACTAgccaaagcagcaacagtgaACGAAAAGATACCGGGGGTCCATTTCTCTGTTCAAAAACATTCCAGCATCGACAACCACGAAACCATTTTCCTAACTCAGCCTTTGGAAAATTGGATGCAAGGCATAGCCCACTATCTGATGGACGGAACTCTGCCAGAAAACAGAGATAAAGCATACAAAATCTTGCGACAAGCCCCGTACTACGCGTTCCTCGACGGAATCTTATACAGGAAGTCATTCACCcacccgtggtcgagatgcCTGACAGCAGAGGAAGGGGGGTATGTTTTGAGGGAAATACATGAAGGGATTTGTGGGGCACATATAGCTCCTCGCATGTTGGCAAAGAAAGCAGTGTTGCAGGGATACTACTGGCCCCTAATGGTCAGACAGGCAGAAGAGATAGTAAAGAAATGTGAAAACTGTCAGAGGCATCAGAACATCCGACATGCTCCCACCACAGAGCAGTGTCCTATTACca tggcagtagatcacTTCACAAAGTGGAtcgaggtagaggcagtgagCACCATCACAGAAGCTCGGATCAGGGATTTCTTCTGGAGGCAAATTGTGTGTCGTTTCGGTATACCCAGAGCATTGGTAACTGATAACGGAAAGCAGTTCAACTGCCGAGCATTCAAGGAATTTTGCAATGACTTGCACATTGACCTGCGTTTCACTTCGGTAGTTCACCCGCAAAGCAATGGGATGACCGAAGTAACCAACCGGACGATCCTAAAAGGGCTTAAAGCCAGACTAGGGGAGTTCGATAGacagtggctggaagagctaccAAAGGTCATATGGGCTTACCGAACCACCCCAAGGGCAGGCACaggagacaccccgttttctTTGACATATGGGTGTGAGGCAATGATACCTGTAGAAATCGGGATGCCAACGCTAAGGGTCCAGTTCTTCGATGAGGCTAAGaacgaggaagaacagaaaCTATGCCTAGACCTGTTGGAAGAGCGAAGAGAGCAG TCAAAATCGTCgaaaaaacaaaacaaggcAGAAAATTCATTCAAGAAAACAACATTGagataa